The DNA window CAAGAAGATGGCCACCGTCCACCGCCAGCGCCTCGAAGCCCAACTCGCCGATGTCCGACGAATCACCCAGCAGGACCCCAAGTGACCGCCGTCAGCCCTGCGTCCGAGAAGAAGCTGCGCGACGCCATGCAGCGACTCCTCACAGGCCAATCCAGACGGACCGACGGGCGGCTCACCAAAGCCAACCTGCACGTCGAAGCCGGTGTCAGCCGCGCCACCATGAACCGGGCCGACGCCGTCCTCGCCGACTGGAATACCGCTGTCGGCGCCCGGGTCGCACCGCGCGACTCCCAGATCATCGAGTTGCAGGGAATAGTCACCAAGCTCAAGCAGACCATCGCGACGTTGCGGCAAAGCAACACCGACCTCGAACGAAAGAACCAAGCCGCGGTAACCGTGATCGCCGAGCTCCACTCACAGCTACAAGCGAGTCGCGGTGCCGTGCCGCGCGGAACCGTCACTCCGCTGCAGGGCCGTCATGCGCGACGGCGGTGGTGATCACAGGCTGACTTTCCGACCTCGACAGAGTCGGTTGAACCCGCAAATACACGGTCTAAATCGGTTCATCCCGCTAAGATCGACCAGTCGGCACGCAGGGGGTCGATAGTCAGGAGGTTGCCTGTGGCTGAGCCGTGGCTGTCAGCCGACGACATCGCCACCCACCTCGGCGTCACCAAGGACACGATCTACAGCTGGATCGCCGAGAAGGCCATGCCCGCTCACAAGGTGGGGCGCCTGTGGAAGTTCCAGGCGGCTGAGGTCGACGATTGGGTTCGTCGTAACGGGGCGACGGCCGCGGAGGACTGAACATGCACATCATCGACAACGTCAACGACCTCCTCGGCGATGATCTCAAGGCTGAGGTGCAGGCTGGGTCGAAGCTGCGTATCGCTGCATCGACGTTTTCCATCTTCGCGTTTGAGGCGCTGCGCAAGGAGTTGGAGCGCGTCGAAGAGCTCGAGTTCGTCTTCACCTCGCCGTCGTTTGTCGCCGCGGCGGCTACTGATCAGCTGCCCAAGGAACGCCGACAGTTTTTCATTCCGCCGGGGTCCAACGGGGAGTCGTCGCTTTACGGTTCGCAGTTCGAGATCCGTCTGCGCAACAAGCTGACGCAGCGGGCCATCGCGCGTGAATGCGCGGAATGGGTGCGCCGAAAGGTTCGCTTCCGGTCGAACCGGACCGGTGCCCCGATGCAGCAGTTCGTCGTTGTGGATGACAAGGTCGCCTACCAGCCGATCCAAGGCTTCACCTCCGCCGACCTTGGCTATGAGCGTGGGAACGCCGTGTCGAACGTCGTGACCAAGCTCGACGATGCTCCCATGGCACGGCAGTACGCCGCCCTGTTCGATCAGATCTGGAACAACCCCACGCAGCTCGAAGATGTTACCCAAGCGGTGTACGACCACATCGCGAGCGTGTACGCCGAAAACTCACCGGCGCGAATCTACTTCCTGATCCTGTACAACCTGTTCTCGGAGTTCCTCGACGACATCAGCGAGGACGTCCTGCCGAATGATCGCACCGGCTACCAGGAAACGCAGGTCTGGCAGAGCCTGTACAACTTCCAGCGGGACGCGGCGACGGGAATCATCAATAAGCTGGAGACCTACAACGGCTGCATCCTCGCTGACAGCGTGGGGCTCGGGAAGACCTTCACCGCGTTGGCAGTGATCAAGTACTACGAGCTGCGCAACAAGTCCGTCCTGGTGCTTGCACCGAAGAAGCTTGCGGAGAACTGGACCAACTACAACGCCAACCTGACGACGAACATCTTCGCTCAAGACCGGTTCAACTACGACGTCCTCGCCCACACCGATCTTTCCCGCACCAAGGGTGAATCGTTGGGGCTGCGGCTCGACCGAATCAATTGGGGCAACTACGACCTCGTCGTTATCGACGAGTCCCACAACTTCCGGAACGCGGACTACGCAGAAGAGAAAGAGTCGCGCTACCAACGGCTGATGCGTCAAGTCATCCGCGAGGGTGTGAAGACCAAGGTGCTCATGCTGTCGGCCACACCGGTCAACAACCGCTTCAACGACCTGAAGAACCAACTCCAACTTGCCTACGAAGGAGAGTCGGAGAACCTCAGCCAACACTTGAACATCTCGACCACGGTCGAGAAAGTGTTCAGCGACGCGCAGCGCGTCTTCAACGAGTGGTCCAAGCTCGACCCCGAGGCGCGCACCACCGACCGTATCCTGCAGATGCTCGACTTCGACTTCTTCGAACTGCTCGACTCGGTCACCATCGCACGGTCCCGCAAACACATTCAGGCGTTCTACGACACCACCGAAATCGGTACCTTCCCACAACGGCTCCCGCCGCGGTCCATTCGTGAGCCGCTCTCCGACCTCCCCGATGTGCCCGCATTCAACGAAATCTTCGGACAACTTCAAGCGCTCACCCTGGCCGTCTACACGCCGCTGTCCTACGTATTCCCAAGCCGAATCGGCAAGTACGAAGACCTCTACAACGTCAAGGGCGGCACGGCGCGCTCCAACATCGGGCAACTCGGCCGTGAGCAGGGCTTGAAAAAGCTCATGACGGTCAACCTGCTCAAACGTTTGGAGAGTTCGGTCGAGGCGTTCCGGCTCACCCTCGCCAAAATTGAAGGCGCGGTCGACAACACTCTTATCCGAATCAAGTCACGAACAGGATCCTTGAACGATCTGAGCGTCGATTTCTCCGGCCTGGACCTCGATGTCGACGACGAGGATGACGCCAACGTCGAAGCGCTCTCGTTTGGCGAGAAGATCAAGATCGACCTCGATGACATCGACGTAGAATCCTGGCAGCGTGATCTGTGGAACGACCGTGAGACCCTCCGCGAGCTACTCGACGAGATGCGCAGGGTCACACCAGATCACGACCTCAAGCTGCAGGCGCTCAAACGACTCATCGAGGACAAGGCCGCCAACCCCCTCAACCCGCTAAATCGCAAGGCACTGATCTTCTCGGCGTTCGCCGACACTGCCGAGTACCTCTACAAACAGCTCGCGCCCACATTGAGCAACTCCGGGCTACACACCGCCCTCGTCACCGGCGGTGCCCACGCCGCGAAAACAACGCTGGGGACCGGCTACGACTTCCAGCAGGTCCTGACGCTGTTCTCGCCAAGGTCCAAGCAACGCCACCTCACCATGCCCAAAGACACCGGCGAACTCGATGTGCTGATCGGCACCGATGTCATCAGTGAAGGCCAAAACCTCCAGGACTGTGACTATCTCGTCAACTACGACATTCACTGGAACCCAGTACGGATCATCCAACGATTCGGCCGCATCGACCGCATCGGCTCGACCAACGCCCAGATCCAGCTCGTGAACTTCTGGCCCGACATCTCCCTCGACGAATACATCAACCTCAAGGAACGCGTCGAGAACCGCATGGTCATCGCCGACCTCGCCGGCACCGCCGACGACAACGTCCTCACCCTCGAAGGCAGCGACGCCGCGTTCCGCAAGGAGCAGCTCCGCAAGCTCCAAGACGAAGTCATCGAACTCGAAGACGTCCGCACCGGTGTATCCATCACCGATCTCGGCCTCAACGACTTCCGAATGGACCTGCTGGGATACCTCAAGAAGGCCGGCGACCTGGCCACCGCGCCGAAGGGACTTCACGCAGTAATCCCCGCAGACCCCTCCAGAGGCCTCCACCCCGGTGTGCTGTTCGCGCTGCGCAACGTCGACGCCAACGAGAACATCAATCGGGGCAACCGGCTGCACCCGCACTACCTGGTCTACCTCGACGACAACGGCAACGTCATCGCCGACCACACAGAGGTCAAACACCTTCTCGACCTGATTCGCGCAGGATGCCGGCCCCACGAGGAACCCGTCACCGAGGTCACCCGCGTCTTCAACGCTGCCACCCGCGAAGGCGCAGAGATGGGCAAGTACTCCGAATTGCTCACCGCAGCAATCCGATCCATGATCGACGTCACCGAAGAACGCGACATCGACAGCCTCTTCAGCGATGGACACACGACCGCCCTCACCCAGGCAATCGCCGGCCTCGACGACTTCGAACTCACCGCATTCATCGCGATCGTCGACGCCTCCGAAGGAACCACATGACGGCCCTGCTCTACCGCTGGCCCGCCGCCGCCAAATTCGGTCGTACCGTCCCGAAAACCAAGTTCTACGAACACGGCACTGTCTCCGGTGCAGTACGTGACAAATTCGTTTCCGAAGTCCAGCGCATCACCTGGGCCTACAAACTCGCCCAAGCCACCATCAACCTGCCCGGCAACACAGACGTCCCCGAGATCCAAGTTTTCCAGATCGACACAAAGGGCGACGATGTCAGCGAGTCCGTGCTCGCCGCCATCGACAAAGCGGTGAAGACCCCCATCATCTTCGAGATAGTCACCGGCGAAGGAGACGAGCAGCGAGTCCGGATGGCTGCATCGCACAAGCAGGTCGGCCCCGCTACGCCCAAGCTCAGCGCCTACTACACGACCGACTGGCAAACCCCGGATGCCGAGCGGCAGCCACTACCAACAGCGATCAGCCTGCCATCCCTGTACACCGCACTCCTCGCGCCGCTGACCCCGGTATCAGCACGGCCAGGAGAGGAATTGTCAGACGTCGCTGCCAGACTCCAGGCCGTGCGCAAGCTCGAACGCGAGGTCGCCTCCCTGGAGCGCAAACTCCGCGCCGAGCCGCAACTCAACCGCAAGGTAGAGCTTCGGCGCGCCCTGAAAACGAAGCAAGCAGAACTGGAACAGCAGAGGTAGCAGGTGGAGAAACTTCGCATGACATCGCCCGACTTGACCGAGGCCAATATCGAGAAGCTCGCCGAGCTGTTCCCCAACGTCATCACCGAGACGCTCGACGCCGACGGCAATCCCAAGAAGGCCATCGACTTCGACCTGCTGCGCCAGGAACTGTCGGATCATGTTGTCGAAGGCCCGCAGGAGCGCTACCGGCTCGACTGGCCCGGTAAGCGCGAAGCGGCATTCGCCGCCAACGCGCCGATTGCAAAGACTCTCAGGCCGGTTCGCGAAGAGTCGGTTGACTTCGACACTACCAAGAACCTGTTCATCGAGGGCGATAACCTCGACGCATTGAAGCTTCTTCAAGAGTCGTACCTGGGCAAAGTAAAGGTGCTGTTTGCAGACCCTCCATACAACACGGGTACCGACCTCGTTTACCACGATTCGTTCGCGGTCTCGCCGCCCACCTACCTAGCTCAATCAGGATTCGTTGACACCTCCGGCGCCAGGTTGGTCGCGAATCTGTCGACTAATGGGCGCTTCCATTCTGACTGGTTATCGATGATTTACCCGAGGATTCGATTGGCACGAAACCTGCTGACCGATGACGGCGTGATGTTCTTGACGATCGGAGATCAGGAGGGCGCCAACCTTAGAATCGTCATGGATGAAGTATTCGGCGCGAAAAATTTTGTTGCGACAATCATCTGGCAGTCCCGCACTTCAATATCTGACGACCAGGAAATCTCCGCGAACCACAATTACATTCTCGTGTATGCGCGAAACCGCGAACTCTTAACTTTCTGGGGTGAGCCCCTGCGGGCAGACGAGTATTCGAACACAGACTCCGATCCGCGAGGTCCGTGGAAGCTGGTCCCACTTGATGCCAATAAGCCAGGCGGTGATACACATTACGAAGTAGTTAATCCGGCCACCGGACAGGGTTTTTGGCCACCGGCTGGCCGATCCTGGGCTATCAACCGTGTATCTATGCAGCAGCTCATGGAGGACGGCCGAGTCAAGTTCGGGTTGAGGGGCGACTCAGCGCCAAAACGGAAGCTGTTTCTAAACGAGCGGGTCGAGCGCGGCGACACGCGGACACCCAGCTCGATTCTCCTCGACGCTGGGACCACGAAAGATGGTAGCGAGGAAGTCGCAAAGATGCTGGGATCGAAGAGGATATTCGACTATCCAAAGCCCGTCGCGTTGCTGAAACGCCTTATCCGGTACGGATCGACCGGAGCGCGTGATTGCCTAGTACTTGATTTCTTTGCCGGCAGCGGTACGACGGCCGAAGCTGTCATGCGGCTCAACGCTGACGATGGTGGTTCTAGGCGATTCGCAGTCGTTCAGTTCCCCGAGAAGGTTGCGCCGGAGTCGGCTGCAGGCAAGGCGGGTTTTGGTTCTATTAGCGAGATCGCTCGCCAGCGGATTCGGAAAGCTGGCACCGAAGTAAAAGACCGTGCAGGCTTAACCGCACCTGACATCGACTGTGGATTCCGAACATTCAAGGTCGATACAACAAGTATGGCTGACGTGTTGCGGGCCCCAGACGAGACTGGCCAGCAAGCACTCACTGAACTTGAGAGCAGCGTGAAGCCAGGTCGATCCGCGGAGGATCTGCTTTTCCAGGTGCTGCTGGACTGGGGTCTCGAACTGACCATGCCGATCGTGGTCGAGAAGCACGAATGCTACGACGTCTTTGTTGTTGAAGACGGCGCACTTATCGCCTGTTTCGATTCAGCAGTGAGCCCGGAGTTGGTGCGAACCATCGCCAAGCGCGAGCCACTGCGGGCGGTGTTCCGCGATGCCGGCTTTGCATCCGACGACGCTCGGATCAATGCGGAGCAGATCTTCCGTGAGATCTCGCCGGCGACGGATGTGAAGGCCATCTGACACTGATGAAGCTTCAGTTCAAGATTCAGCAGTATCAGACCGATGCCGTGGACGCGGTTGTCGACGCCTTCGCCGGACAGCCGAAATATGATGGCGTCTCTTATCGGATCGACCCGGGCAGGGCGAAGCCGGCTACGGCACCGACGCTGTTTGACGCGAGCTCGACCTCCGACTCGGGTCTACGAAATGCCGAGATCGCGTTGACACCAGAGCAGTTGCTAGAGAACGTTCAGCGCGTTCAACGGCTGCGAAACCTGCCGCTGTCGGACAAGCTGGTGGACAGCAAAGCCGCTCCGGGTGCTCCCAATCTCGACGTCGAGATGGAAACCGGTACCGGAAAGACCTACGTCTACATCAAGACGATCATGGAACTGCACAAGCGGTACGGCTGGTCAAAATTCATCATCGTAGTCCCGTCGGTCGCGATTCGCGAGGGCGTGAAGAAGTCAATTGATTTGACGGCCGAGCACTTCCAGCAGACGTACGGCAGCAAGCCTCGGTCCTTCATCTACAACTCATCTCAGCTGCATGAGTTGGAGCGATTCAGCTCGGACGCCGGGGTGCAGGTGATGATCATCAACATTCAGGCGTTCAATTCGACGAGCAAGGATAATCGCCGCATCTACGACGAACTCGACGACTTCCAGTCGCGACGTCCCATCGATGTCATCAGCGCAAACCGTCCCATCGTGATCATCGACGAACCGCAAAAGATCAGTGCACCAAAGTCATTAGAAGCGCTGTCGCGGTTCAATGCACTCATGGTGCTGCGCTACTCGGCAACTCACAAGGTCGAGCACACCAAAGTTCACCGCCTCGACGCCCTCGATGCGTACAACCAGAAGTTGGTCAAGAAGATCGCGGTGCGAGGCATCACCGTGAAGGGGCTGGCCGGCACGACGGCCTACCTGTATCTCGATGCCATCGAGATCGCCAAGGGCGCAAAACCGCGGGCCCGCGTGGAGATCGAGGTACAGACCAAAGGTGGGTCGATCGCGCGACAGGTCAAGCGCCTCGACGTGGGCGCCAACCTCCATGACATCTCCAATGGCATCGAGGCGTACAAGGGTCTCTTCATCACCGACATCGACGCCAACCGCGACATCATCGAACTCAGCAACGGTGATGTCGTCATCGCTGGACAGCTCTCCGACCGTGACGTCACTGAGGAAGCCAAGCGCCGCATTCAGATCCGGGAGGTGATTCGGGCGCACCTTGACAAGGAACGCGAACTGTTCACCCGAGGCATTAAGGTTCTATCGCTGTTCTTCATTGATGAGGTGGCGAAGTACCGCGATTACGACCGCGAGGACACGCTCGGTGACTATGCCCGGGTCTTCGAGGATGAGTACACCGCGATCGTCGATGAGGTTCTTGGGGAGCTGGAACTGGATCCCGCAACAGTGGCTTACCAGGCTTACTTGCGACGCGATGCCGTCCGAGCAGTGCACGAGGGCTACTTCTCGATCGACAAGAAGACCAGGCATGCGGTTGACGGGCCGGTGCACGCGACAGGTGACGAGAAGGGTCAATCCAAGGACGTCGACGCCTACGATCTGATCCTCAAGGACAAGGAGCGGCTGCTATCGCTGGCCGAGCCTGTTCGCTTCATCTTTTCCCACTCCGCCCTTCGGGAAGGCTGGGACAACCCCAACGTCTTCGTGATGGGCATGCTCAAGAAAAGCGATAACACCGTATCTCGGCGGCAAGAGATCGGCCGCGGCCTGCGCTTGGCCGTCGACCAACACGGCGAACGTATGGACAACCCCGTCACGGTGCACGACATCAACGAGCTGACGGTCGTTACCGATGAGTCCTACACCGACTTCGTCGCCGGGTTGCAAAAGGAAATCTCCGACTCGCTGGCCGCGCGGCCGCGCAAGGCAAGCGTGAAGTTCTTTGCCGGCAAGACAATTCAGACCGAAGACGGTGAGTCGGTGGTCGAGGAAGCCCTTGCGCAGGCCCTCTATAGGTACCTGATCAAGAACGACTACCTGAACGACGATGACACCCTTTCTGACGAGTACAAGGCAGCGAGAGAGGCTGGCACCCTGGCAGAGCCGACATCAGAGGCCCTGAAACCGGTGCTCAAGTTCCTCTTGCCCTTGGTCGACTCGCTGAACATCGACGTGCCGATCCCGACCGACGACCGCAAGCCGAAGAAGATCCCGCTCAACGAGGCCAACTTCGCCAAGAAGGAGTTCCAGGCCCTGTGGCGCCGGATCAACCACAAGGCTGTCTATCAGGTCGAGTTCGACTCATCCGAGCTCATCGCCAAATGCATTCACGCACTCGACAAGCATCTCAAGGTCGCCGCGATGCAGTACGTCGTCCAGGCGGGCACGCAACGCGACTCGCTCGAAGCTGACGACCTCACCAGCGGTGCCGGATTCGACGTATCCAGCACCGCCACCCACACAGCGACAGTGTCGGCCGCATCCCAGGTCAAATACGACCTACTCGGTGAAATCACCGAGAAAACGCAGCTGACCCGTCGTAGCGCGGCAGCTATCCTCAGTGGAGTCACACCGGAGACGTTCGCCAAGTTCCGGCTCAATCCGGAGCAGTTCATCACCGAAGCTGCCCGACTCATCAACGAGCAGAAAGCAACCGCGATCATCGAGCACCTGACCTACGATGCGCTCGATGACCGTTTTGACACAGCGATTTTCACCGAGAACCAGACCAAGCAGGACCTCACGCACGCCGGCAACAAGCTGACGAAGCACATCTACGACTACGTCGTAACCGATTCCAAAGTGGAACGGAAATTCGTCACCGAACTCGATACCAGTCAGGAGGTTGCCGTCTACGCGAAGCTGCCACGCGGATTCTTCATCCCGACCCCCGTCGGTGACTACAACCCAGACTGGGCCATCGCGTTCACCGAGGGAACCGTCAAACACATCTACTTCGTCGCCGAAACCAAAGGCTCACTCTCGTCGCTTCAGCTCAAAGGAGTCGAGGACGCGAAAATCGAATGCGCCCGGAAGTTCTTCGCGTCGCTGAACGAGAAGAATGGCGAGAACGTCAAGTACGAGGTTGTCACCGACTACACCGAGCTGATGCAGCTCGTAACGGTGTGAGCCGGGGGGAGTCACGTGAAGGACGAGGGGCTGGAATCACAGGCTGTCGACGTCGAGGGGCCGCGCCCTCCCGACCCGCGTGAGACTCTCGCGACGTGGGCGAATGAGCAGGATGAATGGGTCCGCTCAATCGTCCGACGTGTACTGGGCACTGGTCGAGCCCTGTCAAGCGACGACATCGACGATGTGTACTCGCTCTTTCGACAAGAGAAAGGACTTGATGAACGAACCCTTCCAACGGAGCCTGGCCTTACAGCGGAGGTGTCGGAAGAGGACGCTGAACTCCCGCTTGCCATCACCAGACTTTCTGAGGTAACCGGCGTCAACGCGATCGTGACGGGTTCTGTGATCGAGCCGCATGCCGGAATGACCATCTTGTTTGGCGAGAACGGCACTGGGAAGACTGGTTACGCACGAATCTTCAAGGCGCTCGCAGGAAGTCGCACTGCGGATGCAATCCTCAGCGATATCACCGTGACCGAAGTTGCACCGACTTCGGCGAAAGTTGAGTACACGGTCGGACCTGAAGTCAAGGAGTTTGCGTGGACTGGTGAGCACGGACAAGCGCCCTTCACACGGATGTCGATCTTCGACAGTCCCGCGGTGCACTTCCACGTGGACGACGATCTGGAATACGTGTATGTCCCGACTGTCCTTGCCCTGTTCAATCATGTGAACACAGCCATCAAAGGCGTGCAGGAGCGCATAAACCAGGCCGTCGTGAACCTGTCGTCTGGCTCAACCACACTGCTGAATCGTTTTCCGCGAGATTCGGCAATCTATCCGCTCGTGGAAACACTCGGCGCGTCTACGGACCTCGCCGAACTCAACGCGCTGGCCGACAGAGGCGCTGACGTGGACCAGCGGATCGATGTCCTGCGCCGAGCAGTCGCCGCGCTTGAAGCCGACACCATCACCGCTCAGATCACAGAGCGACAGAGAGACGAGCGAGTGTTGCGGCAAGCAGTGCTTGCTATCACCACGCTCGGCTCACTAAACGTTGAAGAGCTCAATGCGCAGATCCAGCAACTCGGCGAGCTCCGAGCCGATTATCGCAGCTTCCGCACCGACCTCTTCGCAGCTGCCGATCTCCCGGCAGCCCCCGAAGACACCTGGGATGCGTTCGTTTCAAGCGGCGAACGGTACAGGATGCACCTGGAATCGCTTGGCGTGCACGATGCGGAGCGCTGCCTCTACTGCCGCCAGCCGTTGGCGGATCCAGCCAAGGCCCTTGTCTCAAAGTACGGTGAGTACCTCACCGACAAGATCAGCTCCGACATCGCCTCTGTGGAACAGAGCATCAAAAGTGCGACGGCACCGATCCTGGCGATCCAACTCAACGAGATCAACGCGTTCATAGATGATCACGGGACTGGAGCCGGCCAGCCGTCATACGACACGGCACTATCCGGCATCAGAGACGCCGCTATTGCTGCGGCGGAAGCGATTCGAGCGTTAGGCCCCATAGACACCTCCAGCATGGAGGGTCTGTCGGCCCTCAGCTCTGACGTGTCGGCGGCACACGCATCCGTTGAGGCAGAGATCGCGGATCTGAAGACACAGGCGGAGAACCGCGCCGATGCTCTTCGCGAGAAGACACTTGAGTTAGCGGAGCTGACGGCGGCCGCGGAGCTGACGAAGTCCTGGACAACGATTCAGGCCCAGGTAGAACGGGCAAAGGAGTCGGACAAACTGCGTGTCTTGGCCGGCAAGTTCTCCTCTTTGGGTCGGTCGGTGACGGAGCTCGCAAAGGCTGCGAGCGACCAGCTCATCAACCAGAGCTTCGACAAGCTCTTCGCTGAGGAATGCGACGCACTGCGGGCACCTGGGCTCCAGGTTGAGTTCGTCGGCCGGCAAGGGCGAGCGCAACGTCGCAAGACCCTGGCGGGTCAGCACAAGCCTTCCAAGGTTCTGTCTGAGGGAGAACAAAAGGTACTGGCGCTTGCCGATTTCCTTGCTGAGGCTCGCCTGGCGGGGATCACAGCACCGGTCATCTTCGATGATCCTGTCTCCAGCCTGGACCATAGGCGCATTAACGAGGTTGCCCGCCGGATGGCGAGCCTTGCCGAACACAATCAGGTGATCGTCTTTACGCACGATGTCTTCTTTGCGGCCACGTTGTTGTCTCTCTTCGAAACGTCGAAGCGATGTGCCTACTTTCACGTGACTGATGAGGACGGGAAGGGCAAGGTCACGAGAGCGTCTGGCCCGCGCTGGGATTCACTCGGAAACCTTAGATCTCACATCAACAAAACGATCGAGGCCGCCC is part of the Mycobacterium sp. HUMS_12744610 genome and encodes:
- a CDS encoding AAA family ATPase codes for the protein MKDEGLESQAVDVEGPRPPDPRETLATWANEQDEWVRSIVRRVLGTGRALSSDDIDDVYSLFRQEKGLDERTLPTEPGLTAEVSEEDAELPLAITRLSEVTGVNAIVTGSVIEPHAGMTILFGENGTGKTGYARIFKALAGSRTADAILSDITVTEVAPTSAKVEYTVGPEVKEFAWTGEHGQAPFTRMSIFDSPAVHFHVDDDLEYVYVPTVLALFNHVNTAIKGVQERINQAVVNLSSGSTTLLNRFPRDSAIYPLVETLGASTDLAELNALADRGADVDQRIDVLRRAVAALEADTITAQITERQRDERVLRQAVLAITTLGSLNVEELNAQIQQLGELRADYRSFRTDLFAAADLPAAPEDTWDAFVSSGERYRMHLESLGVHDAERCLYCRQPLADPAKALVSKYGEYLTDKISSDIASVEQSIKSATAPILAIQLNEINAFIDDHGTGAGQPSYDTALSGIRDAAIAAAEAIRALGPIDTSSMEGLSALSSDVSAAHASVEAEIADLKTQAENRADALREKTLELAELTAAAELTKSWTTIQAQVERAKESDKLRVLAGKFSSLGRSVTELAKAASDQLINQSFDKLFAEECDALRAPGLQVEFVGRQGRAQRRKTLAGQHKPSKVLSEGEQKVLALADFLAEARLAGITAPVIFDDPVSSLDHRRINEVARRMASLAEHNQVIVFTHDVFFAATLLSLFETSKRCAYFHVTDEDGKGKVTRASGPRWDSLGNLRSHINKTIEAARAVDGEARAALVREGYSWIRSWCEVFTETELLKGVSQRLQPNIRMTTLREIKVGALPAASEVVTRIFEDACRYTEAHSQPLPTLGVGPSLSSLETHWKELQDARKQYLEATE